GGCGCGAGGGGGCCGCTAGGCAGAGGAGGCGTCCCGCGGAGGCGGCGGACGGAAACTGAAGGTTCCTCGCCTCGCCCGGAGGCTCGGAGGTGTCGTTCAGGGTGCTGATGAACCATGTGTCGGCGCCCTCTCACGGGTGTCCTTGAGCGGGAGGAAGGTGGCCGACGCACGGAGGCAGTCGTCGACGCCATTGCCGAGCCGGCTGGCGCATTGCACGGTGAAGAAGAGGGTGAGGGTCTCCAGGTGGAGGTAGAAGAAGACGGTGAGCAGGACAGGAGGGGCGAGGTAGAGCCAATGTTTTGGTTACCGAATGAGACAATTTTACCGAGGGGTACTGGTAAACATGGTTACCACGGTTACCGAGAAATATCGAGAATATTTCAAACGAATTTTATGGTTGAATTTTGAATTCAAATAAGTGAATGAATGAAGATTCGAACTAGAGACCTCTCAAAACAGGAACTATGTTGCTACCAAATTAGATCCTACGTACTTTACTATAAACCGAGCGTTTAAATtagaaaaaattcaaaacaaattgGTATTTTTTGTTCGGTATGGGGATTTATCGAGGGGCACAGAAATACGCGGTAACCATGGGAAATCTCGAAATTTCAACCGGTAACCAAAACCTTGGGTAGAGCACCTTCCTCGTGAGATGTCTTGGGCCAGTGCTGGTGGACTTCATGGTGGATTGGTGTTTGTCTGTGAGATCCCCCATTACTATGCCTAGCTAGCTTCGTTAGTGAGCTGAGTGCCCATGAGTGTGTGCAACGGGCATGCATTTATGGGGGCTGTGCTGGGAAAATCACAACATTGACCTCTCAGGACAGTGCTATCCTGTATGTATATTCTACTGAATGTGAAATTTGGTGTTGCCACAAGCCAAAGGGATTTAGTGATGTACTACGTGGTACTTCCTCTTTTAAAAATGGTCATAACCTGAATAACAATAGATGTAAATATCCAAAATCAGATCCTTACCTTCTTACTATTGGAAGGCCTCATGGGCACACCTCGTCAAGTTAAAAATCTTTCTATTTAGTTTCTCTGAAAAATGAATTTATTGCCAGTTCATCGAAAAAAGAAATGGATTAGAGATTTCATATATTTTGGTTGACAAGTTAATAACTACACTACACTTCTGATGAACTACACTATATACTGTCACAAGAAACATCAAGTTAATTACTCtacccggccatccctctaggcccctcGTGCCGAAGTTTTTCTCCGGCGAATCCCCTCGCCAGCGCCCCACCACCGtgccccaccctgaaccctaagatagatactggggtagcctctccggcgagcccccctcctcccccgcgctgccgctggttcttccttctcttcggcgagcccccacccccacccccctgAAAATAGACCGACTCAAAGTCGGATCAGTCGACTGAACTGTAGCTAAATCGGTGTAGCACCATGCAGTTGTATATATGATGTTTGAGTCAGTAAAATTAGGTACCTGATTACAGAAGGTCAGGTTGTCGGAATGCGCGACAGTCAGCACTCAGCATGCAGCTTGGCCCGGCCATGCGCGTGCACTCGTGGAACACCCGCTCCATGGCCGGTGGATGGATGAAATTCTTGATAGAACAATTTAGGCATGTAGTTAGGTTCAGGGATACGCAGGAGAGGATAGGTAACGTGGTGTGTTTGTGCATCCTTTGGGTGTGGCGACCAGCAGTTAAGCACCCGCCCATGGATCCACCACTAGAGAAGCACACCTGCGGGCTAAACCTGTCAGTGGAGCTTGTTTTGGTCCGTCATTGCAGCGTTATTTCGCAGTAGTGAATTGTCTCTTTGTACAATGTTAAAATCAAGTCACAGGGGTTTATAATGGTGCATCAGTACAGGTTCGCTAGTTCCATATACCAGTTACAGAGAAAACAACATGTTAAAATCTTGTAATTTTTGAATCAAATAGGTCGGTGGAGAAGAAACCGCATGGTTCGGATTCGTCGCCCATGGCCATAAAGGCACTACAATGCAGGaaacactggtagaaaaaaggcctttagtcccggttcgcaaaggcctttagtcccggctgtgcaaccgggactaaatatgcgcgactaaagacccccctttagtcgcgcctcttacgaaccgcgactaaaggctttagtcccggttcttgtggctgaccgggactaaaggcccgtcctttagtcccggttctcgtggctgaccgggactaaaggcctcctccgtaggtttaaacctggtttttttgtgaattttttttatttttttattttcaaatttctgatttattttaacctctaatctctaatcaccacccctcatcactgccacccctcatcactgctcaatttatcctctaatctctaatcacccctcatcattccaaatcatctaacttcccggacggtcacccatcctctcactactccagcctgagcacgcttaacttccgggttctattctccctcgtttccaagtctgcacttgttgttttcttgacaatagtaggatgtcaattctattaaccctcaggaatttagcttgagcatgaagtgacacatttcactgtttgagtttgaaactattgttttaaaaaacaataattatttagtaacactaatatttctggaataattagtttgaccattgtttgaccacagtttgaccagatttgaccaaaatttaaaaaaatgaaataattatttagtaacactaatattctagaataattattttgaccattgtttgaccacagtttgaccacaatttgaaattttttgaatttttttccactctagatcttaaaagccccgtatctttttttctgttaggtttttgaggattctaaaaatgtttaacggggttcccccggttaaattcggatgtaacttttcgagtagatgatttttcatataaaaaactttttcatccgagttcgtatgcaaaagttatgcccattttaagaatttccagagagattttgcaaataaagtcgaaattcatatttgttaattttcccaacaactagaccacatatcacatggaaaacttatttttttttgacatttccatcattttcttttgttttttctaaaactaaaaAGGCGATCCAccggggggggggtagagtttgaaaatgaggcctcctttagcctgaggacctttagtcccggttggccaggccaaccgggactaaagcccctcccgtccgccagcgcgcgctgggcccagatagttggtcgcgggcctcctcccgaaccgcgactaaagacccctttaatcgcggttcgattattttggggactaatggaggcgtatggaagcctctttttctactagtgaaaggTAATACCAGCATGCAAATAATCAACATGATCTCCACGAGCTTTAATCGTAGATAGCTCATCACTGGCTTGTCGTGCTGTTGGCCTGTGTGATGGACGTGGCTCCAGACACTGAGCTGCGACACTAAGCATGCAATATATTCCTCTAGCAGTTTCAGCATTAGGGATCGTGAGCCTGGGGTCCAGCAAATCCTGTAGGCACACAACATTGATCTTGTTGGCCAACGAGAGGGACGAGAGAAAATCGCCTGGATGAGATCCCATAAATAGCTCCAAAACAAGCACTCCGAAGCTGTATACATCACATTTCTCCGTCACATTTTCTGTATATGCTAGCTCTGCAATTTATAGAAAAAAAACAAGTAGTGTCGGTTATTAGATTACATCAAACTCGACATCTGTGTACATATTTATTGTCAAGACCACAAAATTAACTAGTAGTTAAGCTGTTATTTTTCTTTACCTGGGGCAAGATAGCCTTTCGTCCCAGCAAGCCTTGTGTGATTTCGGCCGTAAATATTGAGAACTTTAGCCGTACCGAAGTCAGATATGCATGCTCTAAATTCTAGATCAAGCAAAATGTTGTTGCTCATTATATCTCGATGGACTATTGGTGATGAGCAATCATGATGCATGTATGCCAATGCATGAACCACATCCAACATAATATGTATACGCCTTCTCCAGTCCAATTCAATTGCCCTTTTATCGTCCTTCAGTGTTTTTGCCAGGTCTCCTCCCTCCATGTATTCATAGATAAGGAACCTACCTTGGCTAGACGAACAATACCCAAACAATTTTATGATGTTTCGATGACGAATCTTCATCAGTGACTCGATTTCACGATTGAATACCGTCTCATTCAAGCAACACTCATCTTCTATCATATGTATCTTCTTCACTGCAAATATTTCACGTGTTGCAAGTTTAGCTTTGTAGACAGATCCATATCCCCCAATTCCTATGCAGTGCATCTCACTAAAATTGTTGGTTGCTTCAATGATTTGCTTGAAAACATTTGCCCCATCAACACTCCAAATAGAGAAGGTAATTGCTTGTGTTACTTTATCAGTGTTCGTTTCCTTGGGTTTCTTCCTTTCATGACAGAACATCAATAGCACCGCAACAACAACAAGAGATATAAGGGCAGGAATGGTGGCTAATACAAGTATTTTGTATCCCTCCCTATCCCCTCTGCTCTGAATTGCACTACTACAAGGGGGCAATCCTTTCACCACATCACATAACATCTTATTATGCATGAACTGCTGGATTGAAGCTCCTTGGAAGACCTTACTATCCGGTACCGGCCCCTCCAATTCATTGTAAGATAGATCAATGGTTGTCAAGCTTCTCATATTTTGAAATGATGACGGGATGGAGCCATTAAGTTCATTGTGTGACAGATTAAGAGTATCTAGCATGACCAAACCACTAAGTTGGCTTGGTATTGCTCCGGTAAATGAATTTTCACTTAAATCCAACAGGTCATGTAGGTTGCGCAATAACCCTAGCTCGGCGGGGATGTTTCCTTTGAAGTTATTGTTATTCAACTTCAAAAGGCGAAGCCTCAAACAATTCTTGATTGAGTCTTGCGCCAAACCATTAAGGTTATTTGATGACAAATCCAGTAATTCCAGACTCGACATTGCTCCAATTTCCCGTGGAATGCTACCATGGAACAAATTTTCCGCGAGGCTCAGGTTGAACAATTCTCTTAGATTGCCTAGGGCACTTGGAATCTCTCCTTCAAGCTTGTTTGACGAAAGATCAAGTATCCCTAGTTGAGATAGTTGCCCCAAActtgtcggtatttccccggtaAGGTTGTTGTTTGAGATTCTTAGCATTGTAAGATTATGACATCCTCCCCAGTGATAAGATAATTGACCAAACAATTTATTTGAGCTCATATCCATGTAGACCAGATTTGGATAAACTCCCATCTCAGAAATATCTTCTTCTATTTGATTACTTTCAAGGCGAACTCTAACTAGGCTTTTGCAGTTTAGTAAACTTAATGGTAGAGGTCCCTTGAGATTGTTGCCAAATGCGGTTAGTCTCTTGAGCATGCCTCCAGCACACAACTCAGGTGGCAATGGACCAGAGAGATTGTTACCATCAAGTTGTAGATATTTGAGATCCATTAAGGTGCCAATTTCCTCTGGAACATGTCCGCAGAACTGATTATCGCCGAGGTACAAGGTAGTGAGCCTGGTCAAATTTCCAAAGGTATTGGGGATGGGGCCCATGATTGTGTTGTTGGAAAGTTCCAAGTCTTCTAGACTCACAAGCGAACCTAGTTCTCGAGGAACATGTCCGGAGAGTTGGTTATCAAAGAGGTACAAGGTACTGAGCTCGGTTAAATTTCCGAAGGTATCGGGGATGGAACCCGTGAGTTTGTTATTGCTAAGATCCAAATCCCTTAGATTTACCAAGGAACCTAGTTCTCGAGGAATGCCTCCGGAGAGTTGGTTACCGTAAAGGTACAAGGTCTTGAGCTTGGTTAAATTTCCAAAGGTATTGGGGATGGAACCCACGAGTCCGTTTTTGCTAAGACTCAAATCCCTTAGATTCGCGAGGGAGCGCACTTCTCGAGGAATGCCCCCAGAGAATTGGTTATCATATAGGTACAAGATGTTGAGCTTTGTCAAGTTTCCAAAATTACCAGGGATATAACCCGTGAGTTTGTTATTGTTAACTTCCAAATCCCTTAGATTCACCAGGGAAGCTAGTTCTCGAGGAATGCCCCCAGAGAGTTGGTTATCAAATAGGTACAAAGTGTTGAGCTTGGTCAAATTTCCAAAGGTATTGGGGATGGAACCCGTGAGTTTGTTATTATCAAGTTCCAACGATCGCAAATTCACCAGGTAACCTACTGTTTGCGGAATACGCCCTGAGAGTTGGTTATCCCATAAAACCAACATAGTGAGGTTAATCAAACTCCCATAGGTATCGGGAATGGGACCCATGAGTTTGTTGGTGTTAAGGGCCAAGTGTTTTAGATTCACCAGGcaacctaattctcgaggaagATATCCGGATAACTGATTACCATGAAGGTGCAAGAAAGTGAGTTTAATCACATTCCCCAGATTTCCTGGAATAGGGCCTGTGAGTTTGTTGGTGCCAAAATCTACCCACACGAGATTCTCTAGGTAGCCTAGTTCTCTGGGTATGCGACCAAATAATTGATTGTATGACAAATCCAACGTCACAAGACCTCCTAGGTGTTTTATTTGCGTCGGTATTTCACCGGAGATTTTATTCCCCAGGAGTATTAGGTGCTGCAGGTTTGGCAAGGATGATGCTAAAGCGGGTGGAAAGGGGCCCCTTATCTGATTGTTGGAGAGCTGGATACTCGTGAGAGTACTCAACGCGGTGAAGTTGAGGGTCTCTGGCCTCCCTCTCAGCTGCAGCCCCCGGAGAGAGATCTTAGTGATCACCACCTCCTGGTTCCTCGCTGGATGCTTGCCGCACTTGATGCCGTACCAGCCGCATGGCCGTGTTGTGGTGTTTCCCCAGGATTGGAGCTGGGCTGGGGGGCTCTGTATGGTGGCTTTCCAGGCAAGGAGGGCGCCTGCCTGTTCTTCCAGGAGGGATGGGGGTGGAGCCGCCATGCCGTGGGGAATCGAGGCTAGTAGCAGGGCAAGCGTGAAGAGCTTTAGATGAGGGGAGGTCTCCATGGCGGCTAGTCGCATGGCAGCTGGAGTAGGTTCTTGGTTTTGTGCCGCTGGAACTCCATGGAGAGTCTCTTCTTATAGGTGATCTGTATTGGCGTATCTCTCACCATGGGCCCCATGAGGCGAGACACAGCTCCACGTACGGCCGGAGACTAGCACTTTCAtggagtcgccggaggaagaagacgaagacgATATTCCATCCGACGCTGCATCGATCGTCGTATGGTGCGTGGAATGGTATACGCGGACTGGCGTATGCCATCAAGAGCTGGGCTCTCGTACCGTCCATGTATTATATACGTGAAAATTTCTATATTATTGTGGACCGCTAATAATGTAGCATCAAAAACAAACTGTGTCCACGTAAACACAGGATATTTTGGACTGGTATAAAAGCCGATTGAGAGAGGCCGTGAGGCGAGGTCCGATGAAAAGTAATCCGGGCAGATAGGCCTGTCTCTGGCTGTTTGATTATCTATCTACTGATGAAAAATACACTGCCGTGCCCAACTAGTGAGTGATATGGTTGGACTTGACTTGAGGCTAGGCTTGAACAGCTACCGCCTACCAGATGGTGTGCCTCCGTTTTGGCATCAAGGTGATTCAAATAATCTTTGGAACAAGACACCTGCCATATTAGTACTGTCATAAAAAATGGTAGGTTCATTTTAATATTACAAAAATATTCCATTGGAAAAAAAAGGATTTGTTCTGAAAACTGGTCATGACTTTATAAAAATTATGTTGGGCAATAATTCCTATATAAGCAGTGCACTACTTTCTGAAACATTGACAAAGGTGCATTGCCAAAAACAATTGTTTCACAACAGCCCAACAGTATGTGGAAATAAAAATGCGTCACCACTAGAACTTACAAAAGTATACGATCTCGACCCATGATGAAAACAATTCAAGCAGAATAATCAAAAAATTCACGAATCATAAATTACAAATTTATTCTCAATGGTAATACTACCTCTATAGCTAAATGCAAGACATTTTTCCAGTTCAATTTGAGctgcaaaaacgtcttacatttgaTTACAGAGGTAGTGCCATTTTACAATGTTAATATGATAGTAAAAAGACACCATCCGAAAAACATGTTACAGAGGGAATAACATCAAAACTAATACCacataaataaataattaaaaagCCCATATCAATTTTACCTTTTACTTAAAAATTGTTGTTCACATAATTTTTGAGCACTTATATGGCTTAAAAGTGCACAAAACATAACCATAAATCCTTTTAAAGCTGAGAAAACTGTTTAAATTCGGGATAGCCCAGAAAAGACAATTTTTTTGCCCATGGTAGACATGGGCCGAACAAAAACCAGTAAGCCGAACAAAGCCTAGCCCATTCTCACCGGCGGCAGAAGAGAGAAGTTTGTTCGCCAGAAACCCTGGCGGTTGACCTGTTCGCCGGGGCGCGTTGATGGGACGGTGCGCGCGACTCTGTCAAACTCATCAACCACGTCGCGACCGGGAGCATGAGGAGCCGATGGCAACAGCGCATGAGAAAGGCCCGACGCCTTCAGGCAAGTCCCCATTCCTCTTTCTTTAGGTTTTCAGCAGTAATTCTGGACAAAGCGCAGGGAATGCATATATGCTAGTAGCAGGTTAGCAGGTATATATGCTCCTCTCCGATGGAGGAAAATAACCATGGACATGACCAAATTACTCAGACTACCCATCAGTGCAGTAGTAAATTGTCTCTTCGTACAATGTCAAAAGTAAACCAGAGCGGTTTATAATGATACATTATTACATGTTCGCTAGTTTCATATACACCATCAGATGATACTTTTCTTATCAGTTATAGAGAAAACTCCACTTTTTAAGCAAATAGGCAAGTAGCATAGAAGAAACCACATTACACGGATTCACCATCCATTGCCATAGCTAGGCACTACAGCATAGGAAAGGTGATGCCAGCCTGGAAATAATCAACATGATCTTCATGAACTTTAATCGTAGATAGCTCGTCACTGGCACGCCGTGCCGTTGGCCTGTGTGATGGACGTGGCTCTAGACACTGAGCTGCAACACTGAGAATGCAATATATTTCCCTAGTGGTTTCAGCATCTGGGAGCGTGAGCCTGGAGTCCAGCAGATCCTGCAGGCACACAACATTGCTCTTGGTGGCCAACGAGAGGGATGAGAGCAAATCGCCTGGATGAGATCCCATAAATAGCTCCAGAACAAGCACTCCGAAGCTGTATACATCACATTTCTCAGTCACGTTTTCTGTATATGCTAGTTCTGCAATCACTACCAATTCATTAGTGTATATGTTGCAACTGAACAGTTCAAAGTTCATCATAATTATTAGATTACATCAAATTCTACATCTATGTAcatatgtatgccaaaactgcaAAACTAGAAGCTAGGGTCTTATTTTTGTTTACCTGGGGCAATATAGCCTTTCGTCCCAGCAAGCCTTGTGAGATTCTGGTCACAAATATTGAGTATTTTGGCAGTACCGAAATCGGAGATGCAAGCTCTAAAGTCAAGATCAAGCAAAATGTTGCTGCTTGTTATATCCCTATGGATTATTGGTGACGAACAATCATGATGCATGTATGTCAAAGCATGAATCACATCCAATCCAATATGTATCCGCCTTCTCCAGTCCAATTCAATTGCCATTTTATTGCCCTTCAATGTTTTTGCCAAGTCTCCTCTCTCCATGTATTCATAGATAAGGAACCTGCCTTGGCTAGAGGAACAATACCCGAATAGTTTTACGATGTTCCGATGACGAATCTGCACCAATGCCTCGATTTCACGATTGAATATTGTCTCGTTGACGCAACACTCATCTTCTATCATGTGTATCTTCTTTACTGCAAAAACTTCGCATGTTGCAAGTTTAGCTTTATAGACAGATCCATATCCCCCAGTTCCTATGCAATGCACCTTGCTAAAATCATTGGTTGCTTCCATAATTTTCTTGAACAGATTTGCCCCATCAAAACTTTGAATAGAGAAGACTTTTGCTTGTGTTACTTTATCATTGTTAGTTGGCTTTGCTTTCTTACTTTCATGCCAGAACATCAATATCACCAGAACAAGAAGAAGAGATATCAGAGCAGGGATGGTGGCTAGTACAAGTTTGTATCCTTTCATTTTTCCTCTACTCTGACTTGCACTACTACAAGGAGGTAATCCTTTCACCACACCACATAGCATCTTATTATGGGCGAACCACTGCATTGGAGCTCCTTGGAAGAGCTTACTCTCTGGGATTGGCCCTTCCAATAGATTATAAGATACATCAATGGATGCCAGGCTTTCCATACTATGAAATGATGATGGGATGGAGCCATTAAGTTGATTGTGTGATAGATTCAGAGTATCTAGCATGATCAGACCACTAAGTTGGTTGGGTATTGCCCCATTAAATGAATTATCACTTAAATCCAATATTTCAATGTTGCAACGCAATAAGCCTAGCTCGACGGGGATATTTCCTTTGAATTTGTTGTGATTCAGCTTCAAAAGGCGAAGCTTCAAACAATTCTTGATTGAGTCTTGCGCCAAACCATTAAGGTTATTTGATGACAAATCCAGTAATTCCAGACTCGATATTGCTCCAATTTCCCGTGGAATGCTACCATGGAACAAATTTTCCGCGAGGCTCAGGTTGAACAATTCTCTTAGATTGCCTAGGGCACTTGGAATCTCTCCTTCAAGCTTGTTTGACGAAAGATCAAGTATCCCTAGTTGAGATAGTTGCCCCAAActtgtcggtatttccccggtaAGGTTGTTGTTTGAGATTCTTAGCATTGTAAGATTATGACATCCTCCCCAGTGATGAGATAATTGACCAAACAATTTATTTGAGCTCATATCCATGTAGACCAGATTTGGATAAACTCCCATCTCAGAAATATCTTCTTCTATTTGATTACTTTCAAGGCGAACTCTAACTAGGCTTTTGCAGTTTAGTAAACTTAATGGTAGAGGTCCCTTGAGATTGTTGCCAAATGCGGTTAGTCTCTTGAGCATGCCTCCAGCACACAACTCAGGTGGCAATGGACCAGAGAGATTGTTACCATCAAGTTGTAGATATTTGAGATCCATTAAGGTGCCAATTTCCTCTGGAACATGTCCGCAGAACTGATTATCGTCGAGGTACAAGGTAGTGAGCCTGGTCAAATTTTCAAAGGTATTGGGGATGGGGCCCATGAGTGTGTTGTTGGAAAGTTTCAATTTTTCTAGACTCACGAGGGAACCTAGTTCTCGAGGAACATGTCCGGAGAGTTTGTTTCCACTAAGCTCCAATTTTTCTAGACTCACGAGGGAACCTAGTTCTCGAGGAACATGTCCGGAGAGTTGGTTATCCCATAGGTACAATCCAATGAGGTTAATCAAACTCCCAAGCGTATCGGGATGGAACCCATGAGTTTGTTGCTGCTAAGAGCTAATTCTTGTAATCTCACTAGGTAACCTAGTTCTCGAGGAAGTAATCCGGATAACTGGTTACCATCAAGGTACAAGATAGTGAGTTTAGTGCAACTTCCTAGATTTATTGGAACGGGGCCTGTGAGGTTGTTGCTGGAAAAATCTAGCATGGTCATCTCCTTTAGGTAGCCTACTTCATTGGGTATGGGACCGGACAGGTGGTTGTTTGACAAGCTCAGACCCACTAGACTCTCTAGTCTTCCTATTTGCCTCGGTATTTCACCAGAGATGTTATTGCCCTGAAGCATCAGGTGCCGCAGGTTTGGCAGGGATGATGCTAAAGCGGGTGGAAAGAGACCCCTTATCTGATTGTAGGGTAGTCGGATACTTGTGAGAGTATGCAACGCCGTGAAGTTGAGGTCCTCCAGCCTCGCTCTCAGCCGCAACCCACGGAGAGAGATCTCGGTGATCACCACCTCTTGCCGCCTCGCTCGATGCTCGCCGCACTTGATGCCGTACCAGCCGCATGGCCGTGTTGTGGTGTTTCCCCAGGACCTCAGCTGGGCTGGGGGGCTCTGTATGGTGGCTTTCCAAATGAGGAGGGCTCCTGCCTGTTCTTCCAGGAGGGATGGGGGTGGCACTGCCATGGCCTGGGGAAACATGGCTAGTAGGAGAGCAAGCGATATGAGCTTTAGGTGAGAGGTCGTCGCCATGGCGAGTCGCATGGCAGCTGGGGTAGGTTATTTGTTTTGTGCCGGTGGAACTCGATGAAGAGCCTCTTCTTATAGATGATCTGCATTGGAGGCCTGCCTGAGGCGAGAGACAGCTCCGCGTACGGCCGGGAGACTAGCACTTTCATGGAGTCGTCGGAGGAAGAACACGAAGACGACGAGGTCCATGCTGCATGGAATGGTATAAGCGGACTGGTGTATATGCCGTGAAGGGCTGGGCTCTCGCGACGTCCATGCATATATACGTGAGAAATTCTATTCTGGACCCAAATGTATCATAAACAAAATGTGTCCACGTAAAAATATATAGCTTCTGGAAATCATACGGGAAGTTGACATTTTGGACTGGTAAACCTCGATTGGAACAGGTCGTGCGGCGAGGTCCGCTGAATACTCGCCCGGGCTGATGGGCCTGTCGCGCTTTGATTTCCTGCTGATGAAAATTACTCCACTGCAGTGCCGGACTAGTAGATGTTGTACTAGACTCGAGGCTAGACTTCAATAGCACGTGCCGGAATTGGTGGAATCATTCGTattattgcttgagcctcgtgggcgtATATGTAATGAGTACATGATCAACTTGAAATGTAAGACAAGTCAAAATATATCCTAGTCTACCttatactcccttcgtccggaaTTATTTGCCGGAGAAATGGATGTCCATTTCTCCGACAAATAATTACGGACGGAGGGAATATTTGCTAACTAAACATGTTACTCAACATCCCCGCGGTCACAATGGTAGCGACACAGACGGTGAGACTCAAAAAACCCCCGAAGATAAGCCGACGGACATCCCCTCCACAGTTATAACAGTCGATGCATCGTGAAAGTCGTGGTTGGAGTGAAAACCGACGAGTTTGCTCAAACAAGGTGGTAGCCCTTTGTGCGGatgtcgatgtagccgagagTGTAGGCCGTAGGGTGGTGTAGTCATGGTCGAGGTAGCCGCGTGAGGGacgccgtggtcgatgtcgaggtAGTCGCCATGGACCGGGAAGGTTAGG
This genomic window from Aegilops tauschii subsp. strangulata cultivar AL8/78 chromosome 4, Aet v6.0, whole genome shotgun sequence contains:
- the LOC109761788 gene encoding uncharacterized protein, which gives rise to MRLAAMETSPHLKLFTLALLLASIPHGMAAPPPSLLEEQAGALLAWKATIQSPPAQLQSWGNTTTRPCGWYGIKCGKHPARNQEVVITKISLRGLQLRGRPETLNFTALSTLTSIQLSNNQIRGPFPPALASSLPNLQHLILLGNKISGEIPTQIKHLGGLVTLDLSYNQLFGRIPRELGYLENLVWVDFGTNKLTGPIPGNLGNVIKLTFLHLHGNQLSGYLPRELGCLVNLKHLALNTNKLMGPIPDTYGSLINLTMLVLWDNQLSGRIPQTVGYLVNLRSLELDNNKLTGSIPNTFGNLTKLNTLYLFDNQLSGGIPRELASLVNLRDLEVNNNKLTGYIPGNFGNLTKLNILYLYDNQFSGGIPREVRSLANLRDLSLSKNGLVGSIPNTFGNLTKLKTLYLYGNQLSGGIPRELGSLVNLRDLDLSNNKLTGSIPDTFGNLTELSTLYLFDNQLSGHVPRELGSLVSLEDLELSNNTIMGPIPNTFGNLTRLTTLYLGDNQFCGHVPEEIGTLMDLKYLQLDGNNLSGPLPPELCAGGMLKRLTAFGNNLKGPLPLSLLNCKSLVRVRLESNQIEEDISEMGVYPNLVYMDMSSNKLFGQLSYHWGGCHNLTMLRISNNNLTGEIPTSLGQLSQLGILDLSSNKLEGEIPSALGNLRELFNLSLAENLFHGSIPREIGAMSSLELLDLSSNNLNGLAQDSIKNCLRLRLLKLNNNNFKGNIPAELGLLRNLHDLLDLSENSFTGAIPSQLSGLVMLDTLNLSHNELNGSIPSSFQNMRSLTTIDLSYNELEGPVPDSKVFQGASIQQFMHNKMLCDVVKGLPPCSSAIQSRGDREGYKILVLATIPALISLVVVAVLLMFCHERKKPKETNTDKVTQAITFSIWSVDGANVFKQIIEATNNFSEMHCIGIGGYGSVYKAKLATREIFAVKKIHMIEDECCLNETVFNREIESLMKIRHRNIIKLFGYCSSSQGRFLIYEYMEGGDLAKTLKDDKRAIELDWRRRIHIMLDVVHALAYMHHDCSSPIVHRDIMSNNILLDLEFRACISDFGTAKVLNIYGRNHTRLAGTKGYLAPELAYTENVTEKCDVYSFGVLVLELFMGSHPGDFLSSLSLANKINVVCLQDLLDPRLTIPNAETARGIYCMLSVAAQCLEPRPSHRPTARQASDELSTIKARGDHVDYLHAGITFH